In Anomalospiza imberbis isolate Cuckoo-Finch-1a 21T00152 chromosome 26, ASM3175350v1, whole genome shotgun sequence, the following proteins share a genomic window:
- the GPR61 gene encoding G-protein coupled receptor 61 isoform X2 produces MEPFLPSPWGWNGSRGGSRPPNSTAEAKPKDTASKSVGLFFMVLLDLTAIVGNAAVMTVIAKTPALRKFVFVFHLCLVDFLAALTLMPLEMLSGSAVFESPGLGEAVCRVYLFLSVCLTSMCILSISTVNVERYYYVVHPLRYEWSRGPSCKVFVVFFAAFYFVLPLLIIVVVYCGMFKVARVAAMHHGPPPTWMETPRRRSASLSSRSTMVTTSGAPRTTPQRMFGGGKAAAVLLAVGGQFLFCWLPYFSFQLYTALSTRPLAGPAAETVVTWLGFCCFTSNPFFYGCLNRQIRGELGRLLTCFFKQPPEEDLRLPSREGSIEENFLQFLQSTGRPPEPPSRERDLPPVDFRIPGQIEEEAAEAMEWGGGSGVFVPVAGSAKAGL; encoded by the exons ATGGAGCCCTTCCTGCCCTCCCCGTGGGGCTGGAATGGCTCTAGAGGGGGGTCCCGGCCCCCCAACAGCACTGCCGAGGCCAAGCCCAAGGACACGGCCTCCAAGTCTGTGGGGCTGTTCTTCATGGTGCTGCTGGACCTCACGGCCATCGTGGGCAATGCCGCCGTCATGACGGTCATCGCCAAGACGCCGGCGCTCCGCAAGTTCGTCTTTGTGTTCCACCTGTGCCTGGTGGATTTCCTGGCTGCCCTCACGCTGATGCCGCTGGAGATGCTGTCGGGTTCGGCCGTGTTCGAGAGCCCGGGGCTGGGCGAGGCCGTGTGCCGCGTGTACCTGTTCCTCAGCGTGTGCCTCACCTCCATGTGCATCCTCTCCATCTCCACTGTCAACGTGGAGCGCTACTACTACGTGGTGCACCCGCTGCGCTACGAG TGGAGCCGTGGGCCATCCTGCAAGGTCTTTGTGGTCTTCTTCGCCGCGTTCTACTTCGTCCTGCCGCTCCTCATCATCGTCGTGGTCTACTGCGGCATGTTCAAGGTGGCTCGGGTGGCAGCCATGCACCATGGCCCGCCACCCACCTGGATGGAGACGCCGCGCCGGCGTTCGGCGTCGCTCAGCAGCCGCTCCACCATGGTCACCACCTCGGGGGCTCCTCGGACCACCCCACAGAGGATGTTTGGCGGCGGCAAGGCGGCCGCCGTGCTGCTGGCCGTGGGTGGCCAGTTCCTCTTCTGCTGGTTGCCCTACTTCTCCTTCCAGCTGTACACGGCACTAAGCACTCGGCCCTTGGCCGGGCCGGCGGCTGAGACTGTGGTCACCTGGCTGGGGTTCTGCTGCTTCACCTCCAACCCCTTCTTCTACGGCTGCCTCAACCGGCAGATCCGCGGGGAGCTCGGCCGGCTCCTCACCTGCTTCTTCAAGCAGCCCCCGGAGGAGGACCTGCGGCTGCCGAGCCGTGAGGGCTCCATCGAGGAGAACTTCCTACAGTTCCTCCAGAGCACTGGCCGCCCACCAGAGCCCCCCAGCCGCGAGCGGGACCTGCCCCCCGTGGATTTCCGCATCCCGGGGCAGATCGAGGAGGAGGCGGCCGAGGCGATGGAGTGGGGTGGGGGGAGCGGGGTGTTCGTGCCCGTGGCGGGCTCTGCCAAAGCGGGGCTGTAG
- the GPR61 gene encoding G-protein coupled receptor 61 isoform X1, producing the protein MEPFLPSPWGWNGSRGGSRPPNSTAEAKPKDTASKSVGLFFMVLLDLTAIVGNAAVMTVIAKTPALRKFVFVFHLCLVDFLAALTLMPLEMLSGSAVFESPGLGEAVCRVYLFLSVCLTSMCILSISTVNVERYYYVVHPLRYEVRMTAGLVAGVLAGVWLKAVATSLVPVLGWLSPDRPPAPGAHGCSLQWSRGPSCKVFVVFFAAFYFVLPLLIIVVVYCGMFKVARVAAMHHGPPPTWMETPRRRSASLSSRSTMVTTSGAPRTTPQRMFGGGKAAAVLLAVGGQFLFCWLPYFSFQLYTALSTRPLAGPAAETVVTWLGFCCFTSNPFFYGCLNRQIRGELGRLLTCFFKQPPEEDLRLPSREGSIEENFLQFLQSTGRPPEPPSRERDLPPVDFRIPGQIEEEAAEAMEWGGGSGVFVPVAGSAKAGL; encoded by the coding sequence ATGGAGCCCTTCCTGCCCTCCCCGTGGGGCTGGAATGGCTCTAGAGGGGGGTCCCGGCCCCCCAACAGCACTGCCGAGGCCAAGCCCAAGGACACGGCCTCCAAGTCTGTGGGGCTGTTCTTCATGGTGCTGCTGGACCTCACGGCCATCGTGGGCAATGCCGCCGTCATGACGGTCATCGCCAAGACGCCGGCGCTCCGCAAGTTCGTCTTTGTGTTCCACCTGTGCCTGGTGGATTTCCTGGCTGCCCTCACGCTGATGCCGCTGGAGATGCTGTCGGGTTCGGCCGTGTTCGAGAGCCCGGGGCTGGGCGAGGCCGTGTGCCGCGTGTACCTGTTCCTCAGCGTGTGCCTCACCTCCATGTGCATCCTCTCCATCTCCACTGTCAACGTGGAGCGCTACTACTACGTGGTGCACCCGCTGCGCTACGAGGTGCGCATGACCGCGGGGCTGGTGGCCGGAGTGCTGGCCGGCGTGTGGCTCAAGGCTGTGGCCACCTCGCtggtgcctgtgctgggctggctgtCCCCCGACCGCCCACCAGCGCCCGGCGCTCACGGCTGCTCCTTGCAGTGGAGCCGTGGGCCATCCTGCAAGGTCTTTGTGGTCTTCTTCGCCGCGTTCTACTTCGTCCTGCCGCTCCTCATCATCGTCGTGGTCTACTGCGGCATGTTCAAGGTGGCTCGGGTGGCAGCCATGCACCATGGCCCGCCACCCACCTGGATGGAGACGCCGCGCCGGCGTTCGGCGTCGCTCAGCAGCCGCTCCACCATGGTCACCACCTCGGGGGCTCCTCGGACCACCCCACAGAGGATGTTTGGCGGCGGCAAGGCGGCCGCCGTGCTGCTGGCCGTGGGTGGCCAGTTCCTCTTCTGCTGGTTGCCCTACTTCTCCTTCCAGCTGTACACGGCACTAAGCACTCGGCCCTTGGCCGGGCCGGCGGCTGAGACTGTGGTCACCTGGCTGGGGTTCTGCTGCTTCACCTCCAACCCCTTCTTCTACGGCTGCCTCAACCGGCAGATCCGCGGGGAGCTCGGCCGGCTCCTCACCTGCTTCTTCAAGCAGCCCCCGGAGGAGGACCTGCGGCTGCCGAGCCGTGAGGGCTCCATCGAGGAGAACTTCCTACAGTTCCTCCAGAGCACTGGCCGCCCACCAGAGCCCCCCAGCCGCGAGCGGGACCTGCCCCCCGTGGATTTCCGCATCCCGGGGCAGATCGAGGAGGAGGCGGCCGAGGCGATGGAGTGGGGTGGGGGGAGCGGGGTGTTCGTGCCCGTGGCGGGCTCTGCCAAAGCGGGGCTGTAG
- the AMIGO1 gene encoding amphoterin-induced protein 1, translating into MPPPCPPCVAMRVPTVPLSLLLALSLLSPWGSAGGSCPPRCVCASNLLSCSQANLSVVPAPLPRFTAVLDLSHNNVTRLRADWAPARLPHLHALLLSHNGLAFVSTEAFAHVPRLRHLDLSSNRLRTLDENLFSDLGELEVLLLYNNEIATVDRTAFENLGRLRKLYLGQNRIARFPLELLREGTRLPQLALLDLSANRLRAVPAGELQALPAWLRDRLYLHNNPLACDCLLFQLLDRGRRRHLSAVEDFQDELRCLLPGATAHVKILELAGKPPLNCSKAREAVLEAHLGDSVTLGCDSRWQGVRSRHWVTPGGERVLGDGGNGSVVLLANGSLQLRALRPEDAGTYSCWVAGPLLNETLYVELLVHNFTLHGPHDTLNTAYTTLVGCILSVVLVLIYLYLTPCRCCCCRGTEKPPAPRDDSINSSVLSTTPNHAGGTGEPCASHMASSAGTGQNGRFKGGGTPPLPARQGPKAQRKVSDPDSVSSVFSDTPIVV; encoded by the coding sequence ATGCCACCACCCTGTCCCCCCTGCGTGGCCATGCGTGTCCCCACGGTGccgctgtccctgctgctggcgctgtccctgctgtccccctggggGTCTGCGGGAGGGAGCTGCCCCCCGCGCTGTGTCTGCGCCTCCAACCTGCTGAGCTGCTCGCAGGCCAACCTGAGCGTGGTGCCGGCGCCGCTGCCGCGCTTCACCGCCGTGCTGGACTTGAGCCACAACAACGTGACGCGGTTGCGCGCGGACTGGGCGCCGGCGCGGCTGCCGCACCTGCACGCGCTGCTGCTGAGCCACAACGGGCTGGCCTTCGTGTCCACCGAGGCCTTCGCCCACGTGCCGCGCCTGCGCCACCTCGACCTGTCCTCCAACCGCCTGCGGACGCTGGACGAGAACCTGTTCAGCGACCTGGGcgagctggaggtgctgctgctgtacAACAACGAGATCGCCACGGTGGATCGCACGGCCTTCGAGAACCTGGGCCGGCTGCGTAAGCTCTACCTGGGACAGAACCGCATCGCCCGCTTCCCGCTGGAGCTGCTCCGGGAGGGCACCCGGCTGCCGCAGCTGGCGCTGCTGGACCTGTCGGCCAACCGGCTGCGGGCCGTGCCCGCGGGCGAGCTGCAGGCGCTGCCCGCCTGGCTGCGCGACCGCCTCTACCTGCACAACAACCCCCTGGCCTGCGACTGCctgctcttccagctgctggaccgcggccgccgccgccacctCAGCGCCGTGGAGGATTTCCAGGATGAGCTGCGCTGCCTCCTGCCCGGAGCGACCGCTCACGTCAAGATCCTGGAGCTGGCGGGCAAGCCGCCTCTCAACTGCAGCAAGGCACGGGAGGCCGTGCTGGAGGCGCACCTCGGGGACAGCGTGACGCTGGGCTGTGACAGCCGGTGGCAGGGCGTGCGCAGCCGGCACTGGGTGACTCCGGGCGGGGAGAGGGTGCTGGGGGACGGGGGCAACGGCAGCGTGGTCCTGCTGGCCAACGGCAGCCTTCAGCTGCGGGCGCTGCGCCCTGAGGATGCCGGCACTTACTCCTGCTGGGTGGCCGGACCCCTCCTCAACGAGACCCTCtacgtggagctgctggtgcaCAACTTCACCCTGCACGGCCCCCACGACACGCTGAACACGGCCTACACCACTCTGGTGGGCTGCATCCTGAGCGTGGTGCTGGTGCTCATCTACCTGTACCTCACCCcgtgccgctgctgctgctgccgtgGCACCGAGAAGCCGCCGGCACCGCGCGACGACAGCATCAACTCCTCGGTGCTGAGCACCACCCCGAACCACGCCGGGGGCACCGGGGAGCCCTGCGCTTCCCACATGGCCtccagtgctggcacagggcagaACGGCAGGTTCAAGGGCGGGGGGACCCCCCCGCTGCCCGCCCGGCAGGGCCCCAAGGCGCAGAGGAAGGTGTCGGATCCAGACTCGGTGAGTTCCGTCTTCTCCGACACGCCCATCGTGGTGTga